One region of Zootoca vivipara chromosome 7, rZooViv1.1, whole genome shotgun sequence genomic DNA includes:
- the YTHDF1 gene encoding YTH domain-containing family protein 1 isoform X2, whose translation MSATSVDPQRPKGQDNKVQNGSLHQKDTVHDNDFEPYLSGQSNQNNSYPSMTDPYLSSYYPHSISYPYSLSEAPWSTGGDPPIPYLTPYGQLSNGDHHFMHDAVFGQPGGLGNNIYPHRFNFFPENPPFSAWGTSGSQGQQTQNSAYGSSYSYPPSSLGGTMVDGQTGFHNDTLNKAPGMNSIEQGMVGLKIGGDITASAVKTVGSVVNSAGMTGALSGNGGSSINLPVSKPTSWAAIASKPAKPQPKMKAKSGPVIGGALPPPPIKHNMDIGTWDNKGPVAKVPTPQQIPSPQSVPQPQIIQPIPAQPPPLAQLPYQNPQPPPPPQNRWVAPRNRNAAFGQSGGTGNENNSPGSTPANSIPGSESHPVLEKLKAAHSYNPKDFEWNLKNGRVFIIKSYSEDDIHRSIKYSIWCSTEHGNKRLDSAFRSMNSKGPVYLLFSVNGSGHFCGVAEMRSPVDYGTSAGVWSQDKWKGKFDVKWLFVKDVPNNQLRHIRLENNDNKPVTNSRDTQEVPLEKAKQVLKIIATYKHTTSIFDDFSHYEKRQEEEEVVRKERQNRNKQ comes from the exons ATGTCTGCCACCAGCGTTGACCCCCAG AGACCGAAAGGACAAGATAATAAAG TGCAAAATGGTTCTCTTCATCAGAAAGATACAGTTCACGACAACGATTTTGAGCCTTACCTTTCTGGGCAGTCAAATCAG AATAACAGCTATCCATCAATGACAGATCCCTACCTGTCCAGTTATTACCCGCATTCTATTAGCTATCCCTACTCTCTCAGTGAAGCACCATGGTCAACTGGAGGAGACCCTCCTATTCCATACCTCACTCCCTATGGACAGCTCAGTAATGGTGATCATCATTTCATGCATGATGCTGTTTTTGGACAGCCTGGTGGACTGGGGAACAACATTTACCCGCACAGATTCAATTTTTTCCCTGAAAACCCACCTTTCTCAGCATGGGGAACAAGTGGGTCCCAAGGGCAGCAGACTCAGAACTCAGCTTATGGAAGCAGCTACAGCTACCCGCCCAGTTCCCTCGGTGGTACTATGGTGGACGGGCAGACAGGATTTCATAATGATACTCTAAACAAAGCTCCTGGAATGAACAGCATCGAGCAGGGAATGGTTGGACTGAAGATTGGTGGGGACATCACAGCTTCTGCCGTGAAAACAGTAGGTTCTGTGGTCAACAGTGCTGGGATGACAGGCGCTTTGTCCGGCAACGGGGGTTCAAGTATAAACTTGCCGGTATCTAAGCCAACCTCCTGGGCTGCAATTGCTAGCAAACCCGCAAAGCCTCAGCCCAAGATGAAAGCAAAAAGTGGGCCTGTGATAGGAGGGGCTTTACCTCCACCCCCTATCAAACATAACATGGATATTGGTACCTGGGACAATAAGGGACCTGTGGCCAAAGTTCCAACTCCTCAGCAGATCCCATCTCCTCAATCAGTCCCACAGCCACAAATCATTCAGCCTATTCCTGCCCAACCACCTCCACTGGCCCAGCTGCCATACCAGAACcctcagccgccgccaccacctcaaAACCGGTGGGTGGCGCCTCGTAACAGAAATGCAGCTTTTGGCCAAAGTGGAGGAACTGGTAATGAGAACAACTCTCCTGGCAGTACCCCAGCAAACTCCATCCCAGGCAGCGAATCCCACCCTGTCCTTGAAAAACTGAAAGCTGCTCACAGTTATAACCCTAAGGATTTTGAATGGAACCTTAAAAATGGACGCGTGTTCATAATAAAGAGCTATTCTGAGGACGATATTCATCGTTCCATTAAATATTCCATTTGGTGTAGCACAGAGCATGGCAACAAGCGTTTGGACAGTGCTTTCCGCTCTATGAATAGTAAGGGTCCAGTCTACTTATTATTCAGTGTCAATGGCAGTGGACATTTCTGTGGAGTGGCGGAAATGAGGTCGCCGGTAGATTATGGCACCAGTGCTGGTGTCTGGTCTCAGGacaaatggaaggggaagtttGATGTCAAGTGGCTCTTTGTAAAAGATGTGCCCAACAACCAACTCCGACACATCAGGCTGGAGAACAATGACAACAAACCAGTTACAAACTCCCGTGACACTCAGGAGGTGCCcttagaaaaagcaaaacaagtgCTTAAAATTATTGCTACGTACAAGCACACAACTTCTATCTTCGATGACTTTTCCCATTACGAAAAgcgccaggaggaggaagaggtggtgCGGAAG GAACGTCAGAATCGAAATAAACAATAA
- the YTHDF1 gene encoding YTH domain-containing family protein 1 isoform X1: protein MIFCFIVAQEVTYYLLYLSSLSEHVLMTSQRPKGQDNKVQNGSLHQKDTVHDNDFEPYLSGQSNQNNSYPSMTDPYLSSYYPHSISYPYSLSEAPWSTGGDPPIPYLTPYGQLSNGDHHFMHDAVFGQPGGLGNNIYPHRFNFFPENPPFSAWGTSGSQGQQTQNSAYGSSYSYPPSSLGGTMVDGQTGFHNDTLNKAPGMNSIEQGMVGLKIGGDITASAVKTVGSVVNSAGMTGALSGNGGSSINLPVSKPTSWAAIASKPAKPQPKMKAKSGPVIGGALPPPPIKHNMDIGTWDNKGPVAKVPTPQQIPSPQSVPQPQIIQPIPAQPPPLAQLPYQNPQPPPPPQNRWVAPRNRNAAFGQSGGTGNENNSPGSTPANSIPGSESHPVLEKLKAAHSYNPKDFEWNLKNGRVFIIKSYSEDDIHRSIKYSIWCSTEHGNKRLDSAFRSMNSKGPVYLLFSVNGSGHFCGVAEMRSPVDYGTSAGVWSQDKWKGKFDVKWLFVKDVPNNQLRHIRLENNDNKPVTNSRDTQEVPLEKAKQVLKIIATYKHTTSIFDDFSHYEKRQEEEEVVRKERQNRNKQ, encoded by the exons ATGATCTTTTGCTTTATTGTGGCTCAGGAAGTGACATATTATCTGCTCTATCTCTCTTCTTTATCTGAACATGTGCTTATGACATCACAGAGACCGAAAGGACAAGATAATAAAG TGCAAAATGGTTCTCTTCATCAGAAAGATACAGTTCACGACAACGATTTTGAGCCTTACCTTTCTGGGCAGTCAAATCAG AATAACAGCTATCCATCAATGACAGATCCCTACCTGTCCAGTTATTACCCGCATTCTATTAGCTATCCCTACTCTCTCAGTGAAGCACCATGGTCAACTGGAGGAGACCCTCCTATTCCATACCTCACTCCCTATGGACAGCTCAGTAATGGTGATCATCATTTCATGCATGATGCTGTTTTTGGACAGCCTGGTGGACTGGGGAACAACATTTACCCGCACAGATTCAATTTTTTCCCTGAAAACCCACCTTTCTCAGCATGGGGAACAAGTGGGTCCCAAGGGCAGCAGACTCAGAACTCAGCTTATGGAAGCAGCTACAGCTACCCGCCCAGTTCCCTCGGTGGTACTATGGTGGACGGGCAGACAGGATTTCATAATGATACTCTAAACAAAGCTCCTGGAATGAACAGCATCGAGCAGGGAATGGTTGGACTGAAGATTGGTGGGGACATCACAGCTTCTGCCGTGAAAACAGTAGGTTCTGTGGTCAACAGTGCTGGGATGACAGGCGCTTTGTCCGGCAACGGGGGTTCAAGTATAAACTTGCCGGTATCTAAGCCAACCTCCTGGGCTGCAATTGCTAGCAAACCCGCAAAGCCTCAGCCCAAGATGAAAGCAAAAAGTGGGCCTGTGATAGGAGGGGCTTTACCTCCACCCCCTATCAAACATAACATGGATATTGGTACCTGGGACAATAAGGGACCTGTGGCCAAAGTTCCAACTCCTCAGCAGATCCCATCTCCTCAATCAGTCCCACAGCCACAAATCATTCAGCCTATTCCTGCCCAACCACCTCCACTGGCCCAGCTGCCATACCAGAACcctcagccgccgccaccacctcaaAACCGGTGGGTGGCGCCTCGTAACAGAAATGCAGCTTTTGGCCAAAGTGGAGGAACTGGTAATGAGAACAACTCTCCTGGCAGTACCCCAGCAAACTCCATCCCAGGCAGCGAATCCCACCCTGTCCTTGAAAAACTGAAAGCTGCTCACAGTTATAACCCTAAGGATTTTGAATGGAACCTTAAAAATGGACGCGTGTTCATAATAAAGAGCTATTCTGAGGACGATATTCATCGTTCCATTAAATATTCCATTTGGTGTAGCACAGAGCATGGCAACAAGCGTTTGGACAGTGCTTTCCGCTCTATGAATAGTAAGGGTCCAGTCTACTTATTATTCAGTGTCAATGGCAGTGGACATTTCTGTGGAGTGGCGGAAATGAGGTCGCCGGTAGATTATGGCACCAGTGCTGGTGTCTGGTCTCAGGacaaatggaaggggaagtttGATGTCAAGTGGCTCTTTGTAAAAGATGTGCCCAACAACCAACTCCGACACATCAGGCTGGAGAACAATGACAACAAACCAGTTACAAACTCCCGTGACACTCAGGAGGTGCCcttagaaaaagcaaaacaagtgCTTAAAATTATTGCTACGTACAAGCACACAACTTCTATCTTCGATGACTTTTCCCATTACGAAAAgcgccaggaggaggaagaggtggtgCGGAAG GAACGTCAGAATCGAAATAAACAATAA